A single window of Sphingobacteriales bacterium DNA harbors:
- a CDS encoding TolC family protein has translation MAKSQHDMALLTLKNILQVDLNKDIDVVVPILVENVQTGDIPKAADVFAVAVENRPEILTHDFRIQSAKKNIQIAKASNYPTLNFLGNINTFYTNQNSTSAQMLTGNYTPIGFVEGTLQKVLIPETQYNTIKTKYFPQLKNFLNYSFGVGLTIPIYNKNTVRFAVQQATKQIAIAELNKQISTIELNNNIQQAYIKTITAEENYFATQKAYLASQQSYDIAAERVKEGMSTQLELNLAKNTLIGAQSRWTQAKYEYLFNKKLLEFYQGKNISLE, from the coding sequence ATGGCAAAAAGTCAACATGATATGGCTTTGCTTACACTCAAAAATATACTTCAAGTGGACTTAAATAAAGATATTGATGTAGTTGTGCCAATTTTAGTAGAAAATGTACAAACTGGAGATATTCCAAAAGCTGCTGATGTATTTGCTGTTGCAGTAGAAAATAGACCAGAAATCTTAACACACGATTTTAGAATACAAAGTGCAAAGAAAAATATTCAAATTGCAAAAGCTAGCAATTATCCTACACTCAATTTTTTAGGCAATATCAATACATTTTATACTAATCAGAATTCTACTTCTGCACAAATGCTTACAGGAAATTATACACCAATTGGTTTTGTAGAAGGTACTTTGCAAAAAGTATTGATACCAGAAACACAATATAATACCATTAAAACAAAATATTTTCCACAACTAAAAAACTTTTTAAATTATAGTTTTGGCGTAGGACTAACAATTCCAATATATAATAAAAATACTGTGCGCTTTGCTGTGCAGCAAGCTACCAAACAAATTGCAATTGCAGAATTAAACAAACAAATATCAACTATTGAGTTGAACAATAATATTCAGCAAGCATATATCAAAACGATTACTGCAGAAGAAAACTATTTTGCCACACAAAAAGCATACTTGGCTTCTCAGCAATCATATGATATTGCAGCAGAAAGAGTAAAAGAAGGAATGTCTACACAATTAGAACTCAACTTAGCAAAAAACACACTTATTGGTGCGCAATCACGTTGGACGCAAGCTAAATATGAGTATTTATTTAATAAAAAATTATTAGAATTTTATCAAGGTAAAAATATATCATTAGAGTAA
- a CDS encoding efflux RND transporter periplasmic adaptor subunit, with amino-acid sequence MKKNRLLYLLIALTAIVIIVALLVGKNKKKNEAIEVEMQKIGKQTIVQTVAASGKIYPVEEVKISSDVSGEIIELYVAEGDIVQQGQILARIQAESYAAYVEQAQANLNNAKANEVTLQSRLKIAEAQLLNAKTAYDRTKNLYDKKITSKSDLEQAETAYKSAQAEFNAGKDGIKAAQYTTKSVAASIKDAKNNLNKTTIYAPMSGIVSLLNVKKGEKVVGTLQMTGTEMMRIANFDQMEVRIDVSESEIIKVKKGDIADVEVDAYLDRKFSGYVSEVSNTSKGASGAVLSSDQSTNFVVKIIIDRKSYEDLFAENNKPFLPGMSATVEIKTKTKENVIAVPIQAVIAKDTLINGSIETKEVVFIENKNTALMKLIKTGIQNDTYIEVLEGLNGNETVISGPYNTINKELKSGDKIKLITEKTKQAAATEEDEE; translated from the coding sequence ATGAAAAAAAATAGACTATTATATTTGTTAATTGCATTGACAGCCATTGTTATTATTGTTGCTTTACTTGTAGGTAAAAACAAAAAAAAGAACGAAGCTATTGAAGTAGAAATGCAGAAAATAGGCAAGCAAACTATTGTGCAAACTGTTGCTGCAAGTGGGAAAATCTATCCTGTTGAAGAAGTAAAAATAAGCTCTGATGTATCTGGAGAAATTATTGAATTGTATGTTGCAGAAGGCGATATTGTGCAGCAAGGTCAAATACTAGCAAGAATACAAGCAGAAAGTTATGCTGCGTATGTAGAACAGGCACAAGCAAACTTAAATAATGCTAAAGCAAACGAAGTTACATTACAATCAAGATTAAAAATTGCAGAAGCACAATTGCTAAACGCGAAAACTGCATATGATAGAACTAAAAATTTATATGATAAAAAAATTACATCAAAATCAGATTTAGAACAGGCTGAAACAGCATACAAATCAGCTCAGGCAGAATTTAATGCAGGAAAAGATGGCATAAAAGCAGCACAATACACTACCAAATCTGTTGCTGCATCTATAAAAGATGCAAAAAATAATCTCAATAAAACGACAATCTATGCACCAATGTCTGGTATAGTATCATTGTTGAATGTAAAAAAAGGAGAGAAGGTAGTTGGTACTTTGCAAATGACTGGAACTGAAATGATGCGCATTGCAAATTTTGATCAAATGGAAGTGAGAATTGATGTGAGTGAAAGCGAAATTATTAAAGTAAAAAAAGGAGACATCGCAGACGTTGAAGTAGATGCTTATTTAGATAGAAAGTTTTCTGGATATGTAAGCGAAGTTTCAAATACATCAAAAGGAGCCAGCGGCGCAGTTTTAAGTTCAGACCAATCAACAAATTTTGTAGTAAAAATTATTATTGATAGAAAATCATATGAAGATTTATTTGCTGAGAATAATAAACCATTTTTGCCAGGTATGTCTGCTACAGTAGAAATAAAAACTAAAACAAAAGAAAATGTAATTGCAGTTCCAATTCAAGCAGTAATTGCAAAAGATACTTTGATAAATGGTAGTATAGAAACAAAAGAAGTTGTGTTTATTGAAAATAAAAACACAGCTTTAATGAAATTGATAAAAACAGGTATTCAAAATGATACTTATATTGAAGTTTTAGAAGGTTTGAATGGAAATGAAACTGTAATTTCTGGACCATACAACACCATCAATAAAGAATTAAAAAGTGGCGATAAAATTAAACTAATCACAGAAAAGACAAAACAAGCAGCAGCAACTGAAGAAGATGAAGAATAA
- a CDS encoding YceI family protein, translated as MKKLLFSALFFISIVSFGQTAVGINTKTSKLDWKGSKIIGSHNGNVNFSSGKLFIKNGVLTGGEFVIDMNSITCTDITDAGTNAKLIGHLKNDDFFATDKHPTASVKITKVEKLKSKKGTYNIKADLTIKGITNSVSFPATLTKSGNKYVAKANMNIDRTKWDVKYGSASFFESLGDKAIKNEIEFGISLESL; from the coding sequence ATGAAAAAATTATTATTTAGCGCGTTATTCTTCATTAGCATAGTATCATTTGGACAAACAGCAGTTGGTATAAACACAAAAACTAGCAAATTAGATTGGAAAGGAAGTAAAATTATTGGAAGCCATAATGGAAATGTAAATTTTAGTTCTGGAAAACTTTTTATAAAAAATGGTGTTTTAACTGGAGGTGAATTTGTAATAGATATGAACTCAATTACATGTACAGATATTACTGATGCAGGAACTAATGCAAAATTAATCGGTCATTTAAAAAATGATGACTTCTTTGCAACCGATAAGCATCCAACTGCGTCTGTAAAGATAACTAAGGTTGAAAAGCTGAAAAGCAAAAAAGGCACTTACAACATTAAAGCTGATTTAACGATAAAAGGAATAACTAATTCAGTAAGTTTTCCTGCTACGCTTACTAAGTCAGGTAATAAATATGTTGCAAAAGCTAACATGAATATTGATAGAACAAAATGGGATGTTAAATATGGTTCTGCTTCATTTTTTGAAAGTCTAGGTGATAAAGCAATAAAAAATGAAATAGAATTTGGAATTAGTTTAGAAAGTTTGTAA
- a CDS encoding methyltransferase has protein sequence MANTYFKFKQFTIHQDRCAMKVCTDSCLFGALIEIDNNAKHILDIGAGTGLLSLMCAQKSTENVYIDGIEFVSDAYQQAKENVANTAWANRVQMLHGDFFTYDFTKKYDLLICNPPFYQQQYATKNIHNNIARHNENFDLIHFLEICNNISTEQAQVYLLLPYYRSIEIIEFLQTHPIWHIKNNYTIYNRAEKTPIRTVFVITKMLIKQCLEKTSIYMVLIINTQANLNNY, from the coding sequence TTGGCTAATACTTATTTTAAATTCAAACAATTTACAATACATCAAGATAGATGTGCCATGAAAGTATGTACAGATTCATGTTTATTTGGTGCTTTGATTGAAATAGATAATAATGCAAAACACATTTTAGATATTGGTGCAGGAACTGGATTGTTGAGTTTGATGTGTGCACAAAAATCTACAGAAAATGTATATATTGATGGAATTGAATTTGTATCTGATGCATACCAACAAGCTAAAGAAAATGTGGCAAATACAGCATGGGCAAATCGTGTACAAATGCTACATGGAGATTTTTTCACTTATGATTTTACAAAAAAATATGATTTATTGATTTGCAATCCACCATTTTATCAGCAACAATATGCAACCAAAAATATTCATAATAATATTGCAAGGCACAATGAAAATTTTGATTTAATTCATTTCCTAGAAATTTGCAATAATATAAGCACAGAACAGGCACAAGTTTATCTTTTATTACCTTATTACAGAAGCATTGAAATAATAGAATTTTTACAAACACATCCTATTTGGCACATAAAAAACAACTATACTATATATAATAGAGCAGAAAAAACACCGATTAGAACTGTATTTGTAATTACAAAAATGTTAATAAAACAGTGTCTAGAAAAAACATCTATATATATGGTATTAATAATCAATACACAAGCGAATTTAAACAATTACTAG
- a CDS encoding long-chain fatty acid--CoA ligase yields the protein MEVKRLFDTIYYQKEKYPQAMALASLNKGEWKKLSTDDIINEANKLSLGLLQLGIQKGDKVATVTSSNRVEWNICDIAISQIGAINVPLYPTISENDFKYILNHSEARVCFVSDEELYKKVNSIKTEVPNLLGIYSFDEIPNTPNISEVFSLNPNGDIQQIKAIADTIDENSLATLIYTSGTTGQPKGVMLSHKNVISNVVTVLAELPIEAGHVSLSFLPLCHIFERMVIYTYLMSGVNVYYSDIDTLAEKLGTVKPHFFTTVPRLLEKVYEKIVNKGLALTGLKKKLFFWALDMADKYEYDQKPTFAFKLADKLIFSKWREALGGRVLGIVTGSAACPLKIARVFSAAGVPIREGYGLTETSPVLTFNRFSEGGAMLGTVGMPIKDVEIKIADDGEILAKGPNIMMGYYKEPEKTAEVLSEDGWFSTGDVGTFVTNNRGNKFLKITDRKKELLKTSGGKYVAPAPIESKFREDFFIEQIMVVGESKKFVSALIVPAFPVLEEWAKENGINISNRETLIQDSKVLNKIQSIIDGLNPNFSHIEQIKKFKLLPREWTTETGELTPTMKLKRKEINRIYSKEIDAIYND from the coding sequence ATGGAAGTAAAGAGATTATTTGATACCATTTATTATCAGAAGGAAAAATATCCGCAGGCAATGGCATTAGCTTCTTTAAACAAAGGAGAATGGAAGAAACTGAGCACAGATGATATAATCAATGAGGCAAACAAATTAAGTTTAGGTTTATTGCAATTGGGCATTCAGAAAGGAGACAAAGTAGCAACAGTTACATCATCCAATAGAGTAGAATGGAATATCTGCGATATTGCGATTTCGCAAATAGGTGCTATCAATGTACCATTGTATCCAACTATTTCAGAAAATGATTTTAAATATATTCTAAACCATTCAGAAGCTAGAGTATGTTTTGTGTCAGATGAAGAATTGTATAAGAAAGTAAATAGTATTAAAACCGAAGTTCCTAATCTATTAGGAATCTATTCTTTTGATGAAATCCCAAATACACCAAATATTTCAGAAGTATTTAGTCTTAATCCAAATGGTGATATTCAGCAAATCAAAGCAATTGCAGACACCATAGATGAGAATAGTTTAGCAACACTAATCTACACATCAGGCACAACAGGACAACCAAAAGGTGTGATGCTTTCGCACAAAAATGTAATATCAAATGTTGTAACAGTTTTAGCAGAACTACCTATTGAAGCAGGACACGTATCATTAAGTTTCCTACCATTGTGTCACATTTTTGAGCGAATGGTGATTTATACTTATCTAATGTCTGGCGTAAATGTATATTATTCTGATATTGATACATTAGCAGAAAAATTAGGAACTGTAAAGCCACACTTTTTTACTACTGTACCACGTTTATTAGAAAAAGTATATGAGAAAATTGTAAACAAAGGTTTGGCACTTACTGGTCTTAAAAAGAAATTATTCTTTTGGGCATTAGATATGGCAGACAAATACGAATATGATCAAAAACCAACTTTTGCGTTCAAACTTGCAGATAAATTAATTTTCAGCAAATGGAGAGAAGCATTAGGCGGAAGAGTATTAGGAATAGTTACAGGTTCTGCGGCATGTCCATTAAAAATTGCAAGAGTATTTTCAGCAGCAGGTGTTCCAATTAGAGAAGGATACGGACTTACAGAAACTTCTCCAGTTTTAACTTTCAATAGATTCTCTGAAGGCGGAGCAATGTTAGGCACCGTTGGTATGCCAATCAAAGATGTAGAAATAAAAATTGCAGATGATGGTGAAATCTTAGCAAAAGGACCAAATATAATGATGGGCTATTACAAAGAACCAGAAAAAACTGCAGAAGTTTTAAGCGAAGATGGTTGGTTTAGCACTGGCGATGTAGGTACATTTGTTACCAACAACAGAGGAAATAAATTTTTAAAAATTACAGATAGAAAAAAAGAATTATTAAAAACATCTGGCGGAAAATACGTAGCACCAGCACCAATTGAAAGTAAGTTCAGAGAAGATTTCTTTATAGAGCAAATTATGGTTGTTGGAGAAAGTAAAAAATTCGTTTCAGCATTAATTGTTCCAGCATTTCCAGTATTAGAAGAATGGGCAAAAGAAAATGGAATTAATATTTCAAATAGAGAAACATTGATACAAGATTCAAAAGTATTAAACAAAATCCAAAGTATTATTGATGGATTAAATCCAAATTTTAGTCATATTGAGCAAATTAAAAAATTCAAATTATTGCCAAGAGAATGGACAACAGAAACTGGAGAATTAACACCAACAATGAAACTAAAACGTAAAGAAATAAACAGAATATATAGCAAAGAAATTGATGCAATATATAATGATTAA